In one window of Dokdonia sp. PRO95 DNA:
- a CDS encoding anti-sigma factor, which translates to MKNSQTYIDSGVLELFVYGTLPEEEMVEIAREVSQDTALQQEVVEIENHLMHLAKAAAPGEPKDVSVLRKYLKDNDTKVIPLSRKQTPIIAFMGWAAAILLLAGIGYLYTENNKLEDRIVDTERELLLQEGKTQVAETNLDQTRGLLNVIRKQDLIAVPLGAQAIAPEAYASVYWDKKSGKAYIDVKGLPEPPKGKVYQVWSLTLEPLTPTSIGVLDQYDASGNQIFELSNPNESEAFGITLEPEGGSASPTLEQLYTLGVVAAS; encoded by the coding sequence ATGAAAAATTCACAAACATATATAGATTCAGGGGTTCTCGAACTCTTTGTATATGGAACACTTCCTGAAGAGGAAATGGTGGAGATTGCTCGTGAGGTATCTCAAGATACAGCGCTACAACAAGAAGTAGTAGAGATCGAAAACCACTTAATGCATCTTGCTAAGGCAGCCGCTCCTGGTGAGCCTAAGGATGTGAGTGTTCTAAGAAAGTATCTAAAAGATAATGATACAAAGGTAATCCCGCTTTCGCGAAAGCAAACACCTATCATTGCATTTATGGGATGGGCTGCAGCAATATTACTGCTTGCGGGTATAGGTTACTTATACACTGAAAATAACAAGCTTGAAGATCGTATTGTTGATACGGAGAGAGAATTGTTACTTCAAGAAGGTAAAACACAAGTTGCAGAAACAAACCTCGATCAAACTAGAGGATTGCTTAATGTAATACGTAAACAAGATTTAATTGCAGTGCCACTAGGAGCGCAAGCTATAGCACCAGAAGCTTATGCATCTGTGTATTGGGATAAGAAAAGTGGTAAAGCATATATAGATGTAAAAGGTTTACCAGAACCTCCTAAAGGGAAGGTTTACCAAGTGTGGTCTCTTACCTTAGAGCCTCTTACGCCTACGAGCATAGGAGTTCTTGATCAGTACGATGCTAGCGGAAATCAAATATTTGAACTAAGCAACCCTAATGAGTCCGAAGCCTTCGGAATTACGTTAGAGCCAGAAGGAGGAAGTGCTTCTCCTACACTAGAGCAACTATATACATTAGGAGTGGTTGCAGCATCTTAA
- a CDS encoding sigma-70 family RNA polymerase sigma factor: MMTQPDALINKFLEKDPASFEKIYELYSESLFGVINSVVHNQEVAEELLQDTFVKIWNNSDKYNPSKGRFFTWMLNIARNGAIDKTRSKDFKNQKKNHTAEYFVDILEEKGSFNTSVDAIGIKKYVDVLEPLCKKIIHFLFFQGYTQKETAEELDIPLGTVKTRNRICIKKLRDIVGVV; encoded by the coding sequence ATGATGACACAACCAGACGCATTAATTAATAAGTTTCTCGAGAAAGATCCTGCATCTTTTGAGAAAATTTATGAACTCTATAGCGAGAGCTTATTTGGAGTCATAAATAGTGTTGTACATAACCAAGAGGTGGCAGAAGAGTTATTACAAGACACCTTTGTTAAAATCTGGAACAATTCAGATAAGTACAACCCTTCAAAAGGAAGATTTTTTACGTGGATGCTCAACATAGCTCGCAATGGAGCTATAGACAAAACACGTTCTAAAGATTTCAAAAATCAAAAGAAAAACCATACTGCCGAATATTTCGTAGATATTCTCGAGGAGAAAGGAAGTTTTAATACTTCGGTAGATGCGATAGGTATCAAGAAGTATGTAGACGTCCTAGAGCCGCTCTGTAAAAAGATAATTCATTTCTTGTTTTTTCAAGGTTACACTCAAAAGGAGACAGCCGAAGAGCTAGACATTCCTTTAGGTACCGTAAAAACACGAAATAGAATTTGTATTAAAAAACTTAGAGATATAGTAGGCGTAGTATGA